GTTATGAGCTCTGGACCCCTGAAATTGGATATTTCGTCGTTTGTTTGGGCGTTGAGGGGGAAAAAGAGAGTcgtaaaattgaaatataaaaGCAGTGTGAAGTGGAATTGAGCCATGTGGTATTCACGTGATGCTGGCTTGGCGCGATAGATCAAGGTCTACTGATAAAAGGGTATGTAGTCTCGTACCCATCACCTCTTTATTATTACAGCATCCGTGTCAATGATACGCATTATAGAACACACAACTACCTACTAGGTTCTCTTCCGTTTGAACACGCACTCccgtaacaaaaaaaaaaacccgaccaacaaatttgcaacGAGGCCATTTGTCAAGAACCATGAAATGGGGTTTTACACGGACAATGTCATATTTGATGGGTATTATGTTTTAGGGTTCTCATTTGCCACCACGATCTGCGTTATATTAAATTCCAGGCACtattgatcattttcatgttttatttgatgattttggctCTTTTAATCCTGACATCATAAGGCGTTTATCGTCACTTTTCTTATCAACGCAGACCTTTACAAGTGAGGTGCAGCACATGGCAGAATTTTGGATCAGTTTTGGTCGGGGCGTTTGCCAATTGGCCTCAAAAGAGTTTTATGACGTCAGTCTATTCGttgaggaaaatgaaattcacGTTGGCAAAAAGTAGGTGCTGCTGAAAATGTCAAAGCAGGCCCAAGTGTGTAACGAACCCGAAGCTCTTTTTAAGCGATTCCATTTCCCAGCTAAGGACCTGGAATCACGAGATCCTCTTTAACATGTTTGAggaacctgattttttttgttgagtgTTGTCGTGTACTAATATGTTTGCGGAGAACGAAGCCAATCCATGTAGGTACGTATAttctatgtatgtatgtagcaTACAGTATGTACCAAGCCATTATTACTCCACCTTCGTCTTACTCTTATTCCTCTGCTTCTCAGGCCCCAAAAAACTCACTTAACACATTCTCTAATGACGATGGGGCTCTAATTACGAACGGGTATGAAAAGGAGGCAGACAAGCGGGACCTAAAAGGCTCTTTTCGTGATTGCCCTGATTGTTCGCGCAAAGATACACACAAACATAGGTCCTGAGAATACAACCGAGAATAAATGAGGAATGATTACAAAATAAAACGTACGAAACCAGATCTACTCGAAACTAAGATGCAGGTGGGCAAAGGTTCTAAGACACATGTTTTGAGACTGAATTCGCATTCACCAATTACAAGTTATGTCATCATCGCAGCACTCCATAATGAGTTTTAGTCCagcattcaaaacaaatctgGCCATTTTCCGAGCTCCAGCCGAATTATCGGTGGAATCAAGTGTGAGGTCCATCATGTTAATCGCCCAAAGATAACTGTGCTCGcttttggatattttggaCATTGAGCGTAAGCAAAACATCTTCTCCCCGGCTCACAAACGAGCTTTAAATGCTTTTCATGACGAATCCCAAAACGGCCTATTTTGATGGCGTTTTTCGCCCTCTTCTGAACCCCTCTCCAAAACCATCCATCGCGGTTCCGCATTCGTGACCAACTCATTTGTGCATAAAAAaattgcccccccccctcaaaaaGCATGAGCAATTTACTTTTCGACGACCCAACGAGACCTAGCCGCATTTTGGGGGCTGTGCAACCAACCTCTCCAAGAAACAACAGAATAAACGCCTGGGGTGATCGCTAAATTACCCTTTTTTCATGCCTCTCCTATCCATATTTGACAAGTGTGGTAAATCATAGGAATGTCATGGtcaatttgaaacatgaaactCTGAACAAAAGCCGTTTTCGACCGACTCACCTGGACCATTTCGCCGCGTTTGAGCTCCCGCTGGATTTCCCAGATCTCCATGGAGGCGTTCATGGCTTTGGGCACGAGTGCTCGCCGCTTTTGAGACACCCGGTTGGAGCTACTCTTGGTGGATTTCATGTAGCCGCCGTTGCGATCCGCAGTGTGGGAGGATGGGGGAGCCGCACTGGGTTTGATGGGTTTCACGGGCTTCCGATGGGTTGACGGCGTGACAGATGAGATGCTGCTTCGACGAGAATTGTGGGTGGGATCGATGTCCATCAAAGGGCTTCGAACTCGTCCATCAACACTGGAATATGAAATCACAAGTGGGCATAgttcatgaaattgttgattCGAAGCCTCATGGCTTGTTTGGTAGAACCAAAGTAGTTTTTCCTATAAAGTCGAACCtatatgatttcctacaagcctttcaatttcatttcatatttcttccaactcacggtaatgtgttgcagcttggccttggtaacattattgactatctatgtcttCCTTAACTTGCCCAGatcctggtgaaaacaaacttttgcttacccagaacctgaggaattaaatGCTCATAGAACTGTTGATATATCAAGATGTTAACTCAAACATTAGATGTCGACATTATCCAaccatgatcaaagtgtttcTGAAagaaatctatctatctaagTACCAATAATTGCCAGTTTTTATTCTTGTGAATCTGAAACACACATTTATAGTGGCCCTTATTTCCAACATCAGGTAGGCCTAAATGAAATGAGGAGGAAGCACTGTAGATTGTTAATTAACTACTCTTGACATGTcttgaactcatttttttccaaacattaTGTTATGTCACTAAGTGCACCCACATACAGTATTGATACAattagccaaaagcaactcaaaCGCATCACTATTCAGTAAAGTGGAATCGACCCAATCGGCCCTATATTTGGTAGATGCTAACTGAccaagcgccctctgaagtgcggAACGTTAACCATATTTCTTGTAGCTTAGGAAGGAGCACTGTGCGTAACTCATTAAACTTGTGACTTGGACACAAAATTCACTTAGAGTGTAATCAAGTTTTAAAATCCCTCCATTCTAATTTTCTTCACCAGTTTGATTTGCCTAGGGCGAATTCTTATTGAAAAAGTCATTGAAATGAGACAAAATCGCTATTCATGATTTACGTATTAGAACATCCATTATGGTCTGAGCAGTAAACAGAACAAAATTAATCATGTGTTCGTCCAAGAGGAAATTATCGCTTAAGGATAATACCAACAATGCCCACCTTTGGACACGATCCAATCCTGACGAAATAAGGCCCAACATAAAACGATTGATATCAAGACATTGAGAGGCGAATCATGGCGAGAAAGTAGATAGTCGTGTCTAATATATGATTAGCCTGGAGGTCCCGCCCGAAAAATGCCCCTTTCCTGAGTTGCCAAAAACGAGTTTTTGCGCCTCGTGGATTTCCACCCATTCGTGATGGTGCAAATTCGGCGGTAGGTCgtgagaagaggaggaagaaaggcCCCCCCccttcaaaatgtttgaatttaAATTCCCACCTCCAGTTTGGCATGAGCCGTCATTAGCTACTGAAGAATACGTGCTGCTTTGCGGACTCTGAGAAGATCGAATGAAGACATTTTCTAATTGGAGACCTCCATCACGCCAAACCATTGGACTCCTGATGGGTGATTCATCTGAGTAAAAtgtgtttcttcttcatggccgACAAGGATTAACCACGCCCTTGTACTTAGCTTGACGAATGGGCGACAACTCAATTGTAGAGTTGTTGTCTGTCTGGCCAAGAATGTCATCGTGTTCTCTACGACTTTGATGTGGATTTGTGGTCGTCGGAAATGTGGATTGCTTGAGTAGAAAAATGGGTGCTTGTTTAAGATTTCAAGATGGGGAGATTGATCGTTTGAGTGATAAATAATCTGAGGGATGGGTCTCGTTAGTTTATGAACGAATGCGCTTATTTCATAGCGACACttttttattctcttctctcCAGCTTTGATCTTGCTTTTTTCGGATTTGTGCCATCCAAAAAGTGTCCGTTTGAAAAAATTGACGAAACACTTTTAAATTATTTTNNNNNNNNNNNNNNNNNNNNNNNNNNNNNNNNNAAATGGCTTGATTATCTAGCTTTTTACAAAATCtctccaaaaatgttttaagctttcaaaaactatTCTTCGCAAATAATTTTACTGCATAGAGATGGACAAAACATCAagtagaaaagaaaaatgctagAACTAAAAGAACTTTTAAGCTCGGAGTAATTGAGGCAAAGCACTTATAAAGGGTTTCTTTAGTAACCTAATACAATTCACCCCAATGTGTTTTGGCTGTCTGGCACACTTTCGGTAGTAAGATAAGCCCTCCTTTACTCCTTTAGTACGATATAGCCCTTCTTATTCAGTTTAGTTCATTAGTCATTTTATTTATGACTCTTTACAAGAGAGCAAAAAGAGCCCTCCCTCCAAAAATAATTCGAaatttttcttcgtttttttcctattgtttggattttgatgtgcatattttatcaatttcGACTACACTTTTTGAGCAACTCTAATGAGAACCTGCAGCTTCCTGCGCCTTTCAACTTTTATATTGCACGTTATGATGATCTGAAAACAACATACAATGAGTGATAATTCACTTTCACAAGAGCATACCATCACAATGAtctggctgatctggctaagAATACAAATGAGTGTgcaatgaatggaaaaaaagtgtgCCGAGTCTACTATACAATGAAAAACCTAGACACGATTGTTTTTATTCCGATCTAGATGACACAAACAACCAAATTAATCTGCAGTAGATTACATTCACGGATTCAGTGGTCAATGTTGGCGTAAACCAAAAAAGAGCCAGGTCATTCCACAacgtgaaaaaaagtttactTTCCGGCCGTTAGAGCGCGCTTTCGTAGTTTTGCGAGCTAGTCTCTTCCACATTAAATTTTTTCCGGATGACTTAATTTTTGTGtaaaatctttcaaatgttAAGAACAATCAGTGTTCAGATTGATATATTGAGGAAAGCCTCCTTTTTAGTTTGAAGAAATTCCTTTTGATCTCTCACTTTGGACTGACAGACGTAGGATGTCGAAAATAAGCCTCTGTTTTGCCATGAGAACAGTCTTAAGGGTTTCCttggttttggaaaataaatgtttgGTCGATGACTGGCTAGTGGATATCCCAATGTTCACCGAGTGAATCATGTGTGTTTAAGATAATCCAGCTAATTACCGATCCAAGGTCACAGAAAACGTGTTTCCTTGGATGATTTTTGTCATGCCAAGAATCACACGGGCCTTAAGACCGCACATAGTACTGATACGACGATGGTTTCGCTTGAGCGATCAAGATTTGGGTGGAGATCCAATGAGATTTGGTCTTGATGtcagatcaatcttggttaTTCAATCGCGTGATCTCTTCACTAAGAcattacctttcatttttcttcccgTTGAGCTACCATAAAAAACGAAGTGTAAGATAAGCCTCCATTCTACTAAACATAGTTATTTTAACCTCCGTTccattgatgttttttttgttcgccACCagagagaggggaaaaaataaGGGTGACTAGAATCTACAAGTACCTTGATATCACAATCCATGTCTTTGGAGGTGcaatcttctttctcgggctctttcattgtttaacttgcttccctctaatattcttagggaatacgtaggccttgttgatccggtagcatctttcaagtcgaacttggacaattttttagatagccttccagatcaaccctacattcaaggactagctcggtctgccaactcaaattcgttggtagaccaaatatcatataaagattgaaagNNNNNNNNNNNNNNNNNNNNNNNNNNNNNNNNNNNNNNNNccggtagcatctttcaagtcgaacttggacaattttttagatagcattcaagatcaaccctacattcaaggactagctcggtctgccaactcaaattcgttggtagaccaaatatcatataaagattgaaaggtaataaatagacgaattataacctttcattttaatagtattgggggattacattccctataacggttagaaaagcccgtgaaaaaccaaaccaaaaaaataaatcatctACTCCTTTTACTCTGCTTGAATTCGGAGTCATCTGCTGACGGTCATAGCTATGAATAAGTTTGAACCAATAGTAGACATCATGCCAGGATGTTTCTATGTTCAGGCTTTGACGTGGACTTTTCTGCGTTTAAATTAGCATTCCGTGTTGTGTAAGAATTGGGCCTCTTGATTAGAAACTTCATCTATTTGACAACGATCCTTATTTGCGGCGTCTCTAAATCAGAATTGTCGCCGAGACCAATCAGGTCGTGAGTCTCGGACTATTGGTTGATGTTGGTGTGCTACGTATTTGGCGACGAACACAGCCTTAATTCTTATCACATTTACAATCAGGATGAAAAAATACTGCGACTCGCAAATTGATTACATAACAACTCCCTCATCATCTGTCTGCCGAACAATACACTCATGTATTgtactgtacagtactcaCATGCAATGTTAAGCGACTACAATGAGGCACAATCGGTTCCGAAACCAAATCTAAAGAGTCGCTCGGATTGGAGTTTTATTGCTCAAAAAATCACGCACGGAGGGATAAGCCTTTCAGATTGGAGTTCGTTTCTGTCAGTGCGATATGCATCTTGGGGcttgttgcatttttccaTGGGGAGACCTCGTAAATCAGGTGTGGCAGCATAAATCAAGCATCTCATTTGGGATGAAGACGAACAATGTTTCATTGGTGAAGCCATGCATAAAGCGCTGCATATACAGTACATTACTCTgcaggaatgaatgaatgcacgTCTTGTGCCAAGAAAGTGTAATGGAAATGACTCTTTCAGAATGTATTATCTTTGAGGCCTTCAAAGTATAAAGTAATTGCATTTCAACTTGGAGTGATTGTTAATATGGTGAGACATATCCGAGGATAGATTCAACTCAAGTATTGcaattggaaattttgaattgacATATGACTGGATTTTGAATGGTTCCATGTCAGATAGATGAAATAAATAATGCAAGGTTGATTTATCAATACATAGGTTAAAATTATGTCCcaagacatttttcaataacttgtATTTGGAATCAAAGCAAAATCTTAAACGccccaaaaaacaataacagGAGAAGAACtaggtggcagaaaatggaaaaaagacaaatgttTTAGTTTTGCTTCCCTCTACCAAGTTTATCCTATTGAGGTGACAATTGTCAAATATGGAAACAAACTGATGCAATTCTTATTTACAAGGTATCACTTGTGCCCTTGGAGACTTTCCTTTCGTGGCGCATGAAGCGCTTTGCACTTTGGTCGATTTAAATGAGTGGCGTaagagggagaaaaagtcaaaagaaagaaaattaattCCAATTTCAGCTGGCGGAATGACTTCATGTAAATGAGGGCCAATCTTCTTAAGTACCTGAAACGAATCAACATTGCTCATGCATAAACCCTTGGTTAAAAACGATCGAGTAGGAGATGATGCACAGAGAACGTACCTGACTTTTGTCGGCATCAATCAGAGCGGTGAACCACTTTTCCACCAGAATACTATGTGAATACATAGGTAGATAATGTCCTTCAAAAAATGCCTTCTCTACTGAGTCCAACACGCTCATTCAACACACGATAAAGGATTCATGACCAATGGACAAAGGAACCAAAATCGTTTCGGACCATAATAGttacaacaataacaaagtCTTTGAAAGAGACACTTCAGAAAAACGCgtctgagaaaaaaaagagctcCATGGTTGTTCACGCTATGACCTAGTTTCCAAGTCTAACCTCAAGTGCGTATTGCACTTGGAACCAGACCACTCGACACAAAACGACAAGGGTGTCGTGTGTTTTGGTCTTGGCGCAAGGTCATCAAGCGTACACTCAACCTTGTCAAACAAGGCCCCACGGCCTTCACCTTGGCTCCAGTTCCGCTCGATCATTAATAATCACATTCCTTGTGGACCAAGTGCTGACTGACGAGCACGTAATTGGGTCAACCAGACAATTCATTTCTTGTGTTATAAGACGGTAAACATTTCTCAATCCAACCCAGTCATGAACTAGTACAATGAAAGGCCCACATGCATTTTCGTGCCCGATACTGAGCGCCATTGTATGCCGTCCAAGCCAACCAATCGTTACCACGCCATTCTAAGCAGTCAAACACCCGCTGAATAAACGTAAACTCAGGGCTCCTCGTTGTCaagattgaggtcaaaattccTGAGGTTATTGCCTCGTGGTTGGTTTGATATGTCTGGATTGGAGGGGGTCTGTCTTCATTGAAGTATTTGACCCTAATCACAACAACAGCGTTGGTTTTGGTTTcttatgaaacattttttaaacAGTCTAATCTATTTCGGTATTTTTTGTCGAAATTATTATTGGGGTCTGTGAACCCTTCAAGGGATAATTGGTGGTAAAGTGTCATTCCATGAATAATTTATGATGAGGGTCATCCTTATTGGACATTTCTCTTTATGAATAAGGTACAGGCACTTTTTTGTTGTACACTCAGTTaggttggttgattggtccAATAATAGCttttaatctaaaaaaaaggTCATGCCACTCTAAGGTCTAAAAATTGTTCGAAATGGTAATGGATAACACATTTTCCATATAAAACCGCCACGAAAACCTAGTTGGTTGAATTGGGTAACCTAACATTCAAGGAATTTGGAATTCTTTCTGATAAAGTGaaacaattcattggaaaactCCACTAGTTTCAAAACCTCTTCAAAAATGGAGGAACCAATTTTAAACATGACATTTGAATCAAGTAAATACTACATAACCATGAAACTTTAAGATTTATAACATTTCTTACAATACGTATACCTTCAATATAATGGAAGCAGCTTTTAGCTTTGCTTTCCTTCGACAAGAATGTTCACATTGAGTAGCAAGTGCTTTTTGCATTAAAATTGGTCCTATTCTCCAAGAACTCCCATCACTCACCTGTGAGCCTTTGATTTGTGCACTGCCGACGCGGCCACTGCAGTCCGCCGAGAAACCAACTTTCCGCCCACAACGGGTGCGGACTTCCAATCCATTTTCCCACGGGTCCCCGAATACTCCGAGTCCATGATGTTGGCCGCTCGGGGACAAGTCCCATGGGTGTTGTGGTTCCCTTGCTGGGTAGCACAATCCGGATCATGGGAGCGGCGAGCATCGCAAAACGGATCTGGCCGAAGAGCATAGGGCAATGCTGAAGATTCATATCTGGACACAGTCAAATGGACCGGAATGGACGAGGATTTCTTGAGACGAGGTGGACTGAAACGTGAAGGAAGCCAAGTGCTCGTAAAACTATTGAAATAAATCTCGGGGGGGGTCTGGTTTGACGCTCCATTTTGGGGGTTCCATGCCCATCACCGACCTGTCTATCAGTTTTTATGAAGTGGTTACTTGGTTACTCGAGTGTTTTTGAGAGGAGTTTTACGTTCTTTACGAGCGTCTTAAAGACTCTCTGGATTCATGAATTGAGggggaaaaaaacaatttttgaaaccGTGTTTGCTTACCCTAAAGAAGGGCCTTGAACCATGATTTAGTGGTCAATATATTTACAGCACTTGCCCAAGGCAGACAAGAGCTAGGATAACAATAGTGATGAAAATACCATTGATGATAGTGATAATAATATATATTATGGTTGAACTAAAGATATCCAGAATGCCACCCCGAGCAAAACAAAAACGTTTAATGCCCCCGAGAACAAATGTTATGATGGATGTATGAAAATTGCACACTTGTTCATATTCTGACTCGACTAGAACCCGTAGGTAAAATGGGAGACCCCTCAACGCATGGACAGAACCTTCTTAATCTAATAAAAGCTATAATGCAAGCACAACACAACAAGacattttagtttctttttttatttagttTTTATCCGTATTTGTGTAAGTTGTTTACATACacaattttattatttttcgcgttgacatgaccgagagtcgcaataaaagattgattgatttattttttttaactttcggtgaaacaaataaattacattttcgtgtcttttttcaacttgtttCCATTGTAAAAGTGAGTCAAAAGTTTGGAAATCATCTACAATTCTCCACATTAACTTTGAATGCGCACTTTTATGAATGGTCCTGGCAGTTTTTgttgagcacattttttttgacttgaacaagtttggaaCAAGACACAATTATTGATCAGGAGTCATCCTCAATGCTTTGCCTCCACAATTAGCTATTCAAATTTGTCTAACTTGCTGAATGTCCTCGCTTAATCAATAGGATCAAAGCATGTACAAGCATGTACCAatgttcaaaacttttcaattcagACCAAATAACGTAGATTCAGTACGATAACGCACTTGGCTCAAGTAGGATTACCGATATAGTTACAGTACCTTCCATTAGGTAATCGTATACACAACAAATTGGCCATTGTTTTAGATGGCGACAAAATAGTTCTTGACCATGTCCCAAGTAGTCCATGCCAAAAATACCATAACCCCGAAATATCACTCACTCTGGAAGCACAATGTTTCTCATGGTGGGCGGGGCGGACAAGGCAGGACTCGACACCCCTCTGGAACGCTCCAAT
This genomic interval from Tigriopus californicus strain San Diego chromosome 6, Tcal_SD_v2.1, whole genome shotgun sequence contains the following:
- the LOC131882756 gene encoding uncharacterized protein LOC131882756; its protein translation is MDNPGKRDEAKLSTGSNASNVSSNESDSGLSGLDDTQSLSIASTSTRDASKSPVPMKQRMDSVSLVDSGRRTQSLEGLSDDLASIQLSPGPRRRGKAEKHAHFADELERSRGVSSPALSAPPTMRNIVLPDPPRLKKSSSIPVHLTVSRYESSALPYALRPDPFCDARRSHDPDCATQQGNHNTHGTCPRAANIMDSEYSGTRGKMDWKSAPVVGGKLVSRRTAVAASAVHKSKAHSVDGRVRSPLMDIDPTHNSRRSSISSVTPSTHRKPVKPIKPSAAPPSSHTADRNGGYMKSTKSSSNRVSQKRRALVPKAMNASMEIWEIQRELKRGEMVQGVLKIGRPRQDEEPCICAPVMIGRADGHMHWRSM